CTGTATTTGCGGATGTGGGCGTGGCTTTGTTGGCCATTCTGAATGCGGTTCGATTACAGAAGATGAATTGGAAATAGTATAAAAGAATGTCTCAAAATAGAAGAAATAGAAGAAACAAAAAAAATCGGAAATCATCGAATACCGACATCACAAAAAGAGATAAGGTCAAAGGTATTCTTATGATAATCCTTATGGTAATAGCCGCATTTCTGCTTTATTTTTTTGTGCTAAAAGGAAATATTCATAAGCATTAATGAATTAAGAGGATATAATATTCCAAGCGTTTTGTGTGGCTACAAAAATTGAATTGGAAATGATTGATAAATAGTAAAAATGATATTCTATGTCGGAAAATAGACGGAATAGACGAAATAAAAAAAGCAATAAAGTACCATCTCAAAAAAAAAGCATTACTAAAAAAGATAAAATAATTTGGATTAGTATTCTAATCGTTGTTATCGTGTTAATCTGCTTTGTACTGTTCTTGCAGTTCCTAAAATACTTTATATCTATTTAGAAACAATGCTTTTGCAATAGATGAAACGAATTAAGCAAATTCTACAAATCTTTCAGCCTAAAACGTAACAGTTTAAAGCCCTTTGATCCTGAAATTTGTACTGTACAAATAAGAATGCGATTATGGAAACTATCAACATATTTGAAACCAAAGAAAAGAACCATAAACAGGGAATAAAAGAATCATTCCCAGTTACAGGTATGACCTGCGCATCTTGCGCAGCAAGAGTTGAATCTGTTTTAAAACACACAAATGGCGTATTTGATGCAAGCGTAAACTTTGCGAACAGTTCTGTTCTTGTAGAATACGACAAAGAGTTGAGTCCTAATCAACTTCAAAATGCACTTCGCGAAGTTGGTTATTCTTTTTCGTCAGGTTCAATATGAATAGTAATGTGTGCTATTTCGGGAAGTTCATTCTGAATTTTGTCTTGTAATTTATGGGCTAAAAAATGTCCTTCTTCAACGGTTAATTTTCCGTTTACAATTGCGTGAAGCTCTACTAGATAATTCATTCCCGCTTTACGTACAAAACATTTTTCTGTTCCCTTTATTCCATTTACTGTAATCGAAATTTCACGAATATCCCCAATCAAATCATCATAGAGGTGTTCGTCCATTATTTCACCTAGTGCAGGTCTGAAAATTAGATATGCATTATACAAAATGAATGCAGAAGCAAATAGAGCAGCCCAATCATCAGCAGTTTCATAACCCTTTCCAAAATACAATGCAATTGAAATACCTATAAAAGCAGTTACAGAGGTGATGGCATCGCTTCTATGATGCCAAGCATCTGCCTTGAGTGAGGAACTTTTTATTGCTTTTGCCTTTTTTGAAACGTATCTATATGAACCTTCTTTCCAAATAATAATCACGGCAAGAACTATTAGTGTCCAAGCTTCCGGGACCTTATGGGGTGTCTGGATGTTAATGATACTTTCGTAAGCAATGACAGTTGCTGAGGTAACTAAAAAAGCGACTACCAAAAATGTAATTAATGGTTCTATTCTGGAATGACCAAACGGGTGGTTCTCATCTGGTGGACGTTGGGCGTATTTAAAACCTAACAGAACAAAAAAGGAAGAAAAAATATCAGCCGTTGATTCAATACCATCTGCAATCAAGGCATATGAATTGCCTAAAAATCCCGAAATGAGTTTTATAGCTGCTAACAATACATTACCAAAAATGCTAAAATATGTAGCCTTTATTGCTGATTTTTCATTTGTTAATGCCATTAAGTATTTTTATTTGACAAATTCCGAGCAATCAGACGATGGTTTATAAGTGCCTGCGCCTTGTTGATAGACCAAGGAAGCTCCTAAATGTCCTGTATAAAGTAAGCCGAAAAGAGCTACAATTATTAGAAAAAAGCTGATTGATTTAAATAGATTTAAAAATTTGTGTGAGATGAATTTGGATGAAATTTTAATGCCTAAACCAATTGAATAAACAATTAATGTAGCATAAGCCCACCACTGATGCTCTTGTAAAACTTTAGGGTCACAAATTTTTCTAACTTCAATAGAATACGCCAATTCTCCTGTATAAATAGCAATCCAACCACTCAACACGCCAATGCCTAGCATTATAAAAGTCATCTGTTTTATAAAAAGATGATACGATTTATTTTTAAGGAACAAAATTATTATAGCTGCTAATGAGGCTAAAAGCAAAGTGGCTATTGGCAGGTGTACAGAAAGTGGATGCCATACTTCTTCTCTCCAAATTGAAGGTATTTCTGCAATCATTAGCTTTTGTTATTCAAGAATTTTTACAGAAACAGGAACATTTTTATTTCCTTTTTTCTCTACTGTTATTTCAACTTTACCATTTTCTTTAAGGGCATCAAAAGTTGTAGTTTGTCCGTCATTAGTCATCAATTTAGTGTCGTCTGTGAAATAGAGTTCAACTAATTTGTCATCAGCAGTTCTAACATAAATTTCCTTTTCTCCTGGCTCAACTTCTTCAGCAATACCTTGATAGGTTCCTGATTCTACAACGTCTGTGTTTTTGTTTTCTCCGCAAGAGTTAA
The sequence above is drawn from the Cellulophaga sp. Hel_I_12 genome and encodes:
- a CDS encoding cation transporter, with translation METINIFETKEKNHKQGIKESFPVTGMTCASCAARVESVLKHTNGVFDASVNFANSSVLVEYDKELSPNQLQNALREVGYSFSSGSI
- a CDS encoding cation diffusion facilitator family transporter — translated: MALTNEKSAIKATYFSIFGNVLLAAIKLISGFLGNSYALIADGIESTADIFSSFFVLLGFKYAQRPPDENHPFGHSRIEPLITFLVVAFLVTSATVIAYESIINIQTPHKVPEAWTLIVLAVIIIWKEGSYRYVSKKAKAIKSSSLKADAWHHRSDAITSVTAFIGISIALYFGKGYETADDWAALFASAFILYNAYLIFRPALGEIMDEHLYDDLIGDIREISITVNGIKGTEKCFVRKAGMNYLVELHAIVNGKLTVEEGHFLAHKLQDKIQNELPEIAHITIHIEPDEKE
- a CDS encoding DUF2231 domain-containing protein, encoding MIAEIPSIWREEVWHPLSVHLPIATLLLASLAAIIILFLKNKSYHLFIKQMTFIMLGIGVLSGWIAIYTGELAYSIEVRKICDPKVLQEHQWWAYATLIVYSIGLGIKISSKFISHKFLNLFKSISFFLIIVALFGLLYTGHLGASLVYQQGAGTYKPSSDCSEFVK